CTCGTCAACCACATACCGCGTTCCTTCGAGGCCGACCCTGACACGCCGTTGTTGTGGGTCCTTCGCGACACACTGGGGCTGACGGGCACCAAGTTCGGCTGCGGGATGGCCCAGTGCGGGGCGTGCACCGTGCACGTCGAGGGAGAGGCGGTTCGCTCCTGCATCACCCCGGTTGGGGGCGTCACCGGCAGGCACGTCACGACCATCGAGGGACTCTCGACCGATCGGAGCCACCCGCTCCAAAAGGCCTGGATCGCAGAACAGGTTCCACAGTGCGGCTACTGCCAGTCCGGGATGCTCATGACGGCGGCCGAGCTCCTCGCCCGCAAGGCGCGGCCGACCGATGAAGACATCGA
The nucleotide sequence above comes from Vicinamibacteria bacterium. Encoded proteins:
- a CDS encoding (2Fe-2S)-binding protein; the encoded protein is MSHIMLLVNHIPRSFEADPDTPLLWVLRDTLGLTGTKFGCGMAQCGACTVHVEGEAVRSCITPVGGVTGRHVTTIEGLSTDRSHPLQKAWIAEQVPQCGYCQSGMLMTAAELLARKARPTDEDIDSAFAGHICRCGTYQRIRRAVHRAARAATTPPGKGGIR